From the Nevskia ramosa DSM 11499 genome, the window CCGACGTAATCGTTGCCGGCACCGACCAGATCAAGCGTGATGCCGTGGGCCAGGAAGGCGCCGGCGGACTGGCCGGCCGTGCCCTGCAGCTGGATGTGGATGGTGTCGTCCGGCAGGCCGGCGTGGCCGTAGCGACGCGCGACTTCGGAAGACAGCATCGCGCCGACCGTGCGGTTCAGGTTCTTGACCGGCGAAATGAACGACACCTGCTCGCCCTTGTCCAGTGCTGCGCGGGCATGGGCGATCAGCTTGTTGTCGAGTGCCTTGTCGAGGCCGTGATCCTGGGTCAGCGTGTGGCGTACCGGTTCGCCCGGCTCGGTCTGCGCCTGATAGAACAGCCGCGAGAAATCGAGGCCCTGCGCCTTCCAGTGGCTGATCGCCTTGGACTTGTCGAGCAGATCGCTGCGGCCGATCAGTTCGTCGAAGGTGCGGATGCCGAGCTGAGCCATCAGCTGGCGCGCTTCTTCGGCAACGAAGAAGAAGAAGTTGACGACGTATTCCGGCTTGCCGGCGAACTTCTTGCGCAGCACCGGATCCTGAGTCGCAACGCCGACCGAGCAGGTGTTCAGATGGCACTTGCGCAGCATGATGCAGCCTTCGACGACCAGCGGCGCGGTCGCGAAGCCGACTTCATCGGCACCGAGCATCGCGGCGATGACCACGTCGCGGCCGGTCTTCATCTGGCCGTCGGCCTGCACGCGGATGCGTGAACGCAGGCCGTTCAGCACCAGCGTCTGCTGGGTTTCGGCCATGCCGAGTTCCCAGGGCGCGCCGGCGTGCTTGACGCTCGACAGCGGCGAAGCGCCGGTGCCGCCGTCATGGCCGGCGATCACCAGATGATCGGCCTTGGCCTTGGTGACACCGGCAGCCACCGTGCCGACGCCGCTTTCGGCGACCAGCTTGACCGAGATCGAGGCGCGATCGTTGGCGTTCTTCAGATCGTGGATGAGCTGCGCGAGATCCTCGATCGAATAGATGTCGTGATGCGGCGGCGGGCTGATGAGACCGACACCCGGCACCGAGTAGCGCAGGCGGGCGATGTATTCCGACACCTTCGGGCCGGGCAGCTGGCCGCCTTCGCCGGGCTTGGCACCCTGCGCCATCTTGATCTGAATCTGATCGGCGGAGTTCAGGTATTCGGTGGTCACGCCGAAACGGCCGGCAGCGACCTGCTTGATCTTCGAGCGCAAGCTGTCGCCCGCCTGCAGCGGGATGTTCGCCTCGACCTGTTCCTCGCCGATGACCGACGCCATCGTCGCACCGTCCTTGATGACGATGCCCTGCTTCTCGAGCCGGTAACGCGCCGGGTCTTCACCACCTTCGCCGGTGTTCGACTTGCCGCCGATGCGGTTCATCGCCACGGCCAGGGTTGCGTGCGCTTCGGTAGAGATCGAGCCGAGCGACATGGCACCGGTGGCGAAGCGCTTGACGATTTCCTTCGCCGGTTCGACTTCGTCGATCGAGATCGCTTTCGCCGGATCGACCTTGAACTCGAACAGGCCGCGCAAGGTCATGTGACGCTTGCTCTGATCGTTGATGATCTGGGCGTATTCCTTGTATGTCGAGAAGCTGTTCGCCTTGGTCGAATGCTGCAGCTTGGCGATCGCGTCCGGCGTCCACATGTGCTCTTCGCCACGGACGCGGAAGGCGTATTCGCCGCCGGCGTCGAGCATGTTGGCCAACACCTTGTCGTTGCCGAACGCCAGCGTGTGCAGGCGCACCGCTTCCTCGGCGACTTCGAACACGCCGATGCCTTCGATCGACGACGGCGTACCGCTGAAGTACTTGTCGATCACCGCGCGGTTCAGGCCGATCGCTTCGAAGATCTGCGCGCCGCAGTAGGACATCCACGTCGAGATGCCCATCTTCGACATGACCTTCATCAGGCCCTTCGACACCGCCTTCTTGTAGTTGTAGATCGCCTGATCCGGGCTCAATTCGCCAGGCAGGCCCTGGGCCATCGCGCCCAGGGTTTCCATCGCCAGATACGGATGGATCGCTTCGGCGCCGTAACCGCCGAGCAGCGCGAAGTGGTGCACTTCACGCGCCGAACCGGTCTCCACGACCAGACCGGTGGAGGTGCGCAGGCCCTTGTTGACCAGGTGCAGATGGATGGCGCTCGTGGCCAGCAAGGCCGGGATCGCGACGAAGTCGGCGTCCATCTTGCGGTCGGTCAGGACCAGGATGTTGTAGCCATCCTTGACCGCATCGACCGCCGTCGCGCACAGGCTGGCGAGGCGCGCTTCCACGCCTTCCTTGCCCCAGGCTACGGGATAGCAGATGTCGATCTCGTAGCTTTTGAACTTGCCGCGCGTATGCGCGCCGATGTCGCGCAGCTTCGCCATGTCCGAGAAGTCGAGCACCGGCTGGCTCACTTCCAGACGCATCTGCGGGTTCAGGTTGGCGGTGTCGAGGAGGTTCGGCTTCGGGCCGATGAACGACACCAGCGACATCACCATCGCTTCACGGATCGGATCGATCGGCGGGTTGGTGACCTGCGCGAACAGCTGCTTGAAGTAGCTGTAGAGCGGCTTCAGCTTGTTCGACATCACCGGCAGCGGCGAGTCGTTGCCCATCGAGCCGGTGGCTTCCTCGGCAGCGACGGCCATCGGCGACATCAGCACGCGGATGTCTTCCTGCGTGTAGCCGAACGCCTGCTGGCGATCGAGCAGCGACACGGTCGACGGCTCCTGCGGGTTCTTCGCCGGCAGCGTCTTCAGCTCGTCGAGCTTGATGCGCACGCGGTTGATCCAGGCCTTGTACGGCTCGGCGCTGGCGTAGGTGTCCTTGATTTCCTCGTCTTCGATGATCCGGCCTTCTTCGAGGTCGATCAGGAACATGCGGCCCGGCTGCAGGCGCCACTTCTTGGTGATCCGCGATTCCTCGATCGGCAGCACGCCGGATTCCGAAGCCATGACCACGAGGTCATCGTCGGTGGTGACGAAGCGGCAGGGGCGCAGGCCGTTGCGATCGAGCGTGCCGCCGATGTAACGACCGTCGGTGAAGCAGATCGCCGCCGGGCCGTCCCAAGGCTCCATCATCGCCGCGTGGTATTCGTAGAACGCGCGGCGCTGCTCGTCCATCAGCGTGTGATTTTCCCAGGCCTCGGGAATCATCATCATCATCGCGTGGGCGATCGGGTAGCCGGCCATCACCAGCAGTTCGAGCGCGTTGTCGAAGCAGGCGGTGTCGCTCTGGCCTTCATAGATCAGCGGGAAGAGCTTCTGCAGATCGTCGCCCAGCTCGGCCGACTTCATCACGCCTTCGCGGGCGCGCATCCAGTTGAAGTTGCCCTTGACCGTGTTGATCTCGCCGTTGTGCGCGACCAGCCGATACGGATGGGCCAGCGGCCATTCCGGAAAGGTGTTGGTGGAGAAACGCTGATGGACCAGCGCGAGCGCGGAGACGCAGCGCTCGTCCTGCAGATCGAGGTAATAGACGCCGACCTGATCGGCCAGCAGCAGGCCCTTGTAGACCACCGTTTTCGCCGACATCGACGGCACGAAGAATTCCTTGCCGTGGATCAGGTTCAGGCCGCGGATCGCATGGCCGGAAGCCTTGCGGATCACGTAGAGCTTGCGTTCCAGGGCGTCGGTCACCGTGATGTCCGGGCCGCGGCCGATGAAGATCTCGCGGATCACCGGCTCCTTGGCGCGCACGGTGGGCGACATCGGCATGTTCAGATCGACCGGCACATCGCGCCAGCCGAGCACGATCTGCCCTTCGTCGACGACGGCGCGTTCGATTTCCTGCTCGCAGGCGATGCGCGAAGCATTTTCCTTAGGCAGGAACACCATGCCGACGCCGTACTCGCCGAGCGGCGGCAGTTCGACACCCTGCTTGGCCATTTCCTCGCGATAGAGCTGATCCGGCACCTGGATCATGATGCCGGCGCCATCGCCCATCAGCGGATCGGCACCGACTGCGCCGCGATGCTCGAGGTTCTTCAGAATCAACAGACCCTGCTCGACGATCGAATGCGCCTTGTCGCCCTTGATATTGGCAATGAAGCCGATGCCGCAGGCGTCATGCTCGTTGGACTTGCGGTACAGGCCGTGCTGTTCGGCGTGCTTGCGCTGGGCAGGTGATGCGGGCTCGTGCGACATGGCTAACCTAGGGAAGGTCTGGCAGGGGGACAGGAGCGTACTGCGCCGCAACAAGAATGCCAAGACCAAACCCCCAGATTTAATTGGGGTCAGATACAGATTAATTTTGCCAAACGCAAGCCAGCATTTAAATTGGGGACACATTTAAATCTGTTGTTAATTATTTGTTTAAGCTTGAAAACCGCCGGCTCAGAACCCCCAT encodes:
- a CDS encoding glutamate synthase-related protein — translated: MSHEPASPAQRKHAEQHGLYRKSNEHDACGIGFIANIKGDKAHSIVEQGLLILKNLEHRGAVGADPLMGDGAGIMIQVPDQLYREEMAKQGVELPPLGEYGVGMVFLPKENASRIACEQEIERAVVDEGQIVLGWRDVPVDLNMPMSPTVRAKEPVIREIFIGRGPDITVTDALERKLYVIRKASGHAIRGLNLIHGKEFFVPSMSAKTVVYKGLLLADQVGVYYLDLQDERCVSALALVHQRFSTNTFPEWPLAHPYRLVAHNGEINTVKGNFNWMRAREGVMKSAELGDDLQKLFPLIYEGQSDTACFDNALELLVMAGYPIAHAMMMMIPEAWENHTLMDEQRRAFYEYHAAMMEPWDGPAAICFTDGRYIGGTLDRNGLRPCRFVTTDDDLVVMASESGVLPIEESRITKKWRLQPGRMFLIDLEEGRIIEDEEIKDTYASAEPYKAWINRVRIKLDELKTLPAKNPQEPSTVSLLDRQQAFGYTQEDIRVLMSPMAVAAEEATGSMGNDSPLPVMSNKLKPLYSYFKQLFAQVTNPPIDPIREAMVMSLVSFIGPKPNLLDTANLNPQMRLEVSQPVLDFSDMAKLRDIGAHTRGKFKSYEIDICYPVAWGKEGVEARLASLCATAVDAVKDGYNILVLTDRKMDADFVAIPALLATSAIHLHLVNKGLRTSTGLVVETGSAREVHHFALLGGYGAEAIHPYLAMETLGAMAQGLPGELSPDQAIYNYKKAVSKGLMKVMSKMGISTWMSYCGAQIFEAIGLNRAVIDKYFSGTPSSIEGIGVFEVAEEAVRLHTLAFGNDKVLANMLDAGGEYAFRVRGEEHMWTPDAIAKLQHSTKANSFSTYKEYAQIINDQSKRHMTLRGLFEFKVDPAKAISIDEVEPAKEIVKRFATGAMSLGSISTEAHATLAVAMNRIGGKSNTGEGGEDPARYRLEKQGIVIKDGATMASVIGEEQVEANIPLQAGDSLRSKIKQVAAGRFGVTTEYLNSADQIQIKMAQGAKPGEGGQLPGPKVSEYIARLRYSVPGVGLISPPPHHDIYSIEDLAQLIHDLKNANDRASISVKLVAESGVGTVAAGVTKAKADHLVIAGHDGGTGASPLSSVKHAGAPWELGMAETQQTLVLNGLRSRIRVQADGQMKTGRDVVIAAMLGADEVGFATAPLVVEGCIMLRKCHLNTCSVGVATQDPVLRKKFAGKPEYVVNFFFFVAEEARQLMAQLGIRTFDELIGRSDLLDKSKAISHWKAQGLDFSRLFYQAQTEPGEPVRHTLTQDHGLDKALDNKLIAHARAALDKGEQVSFISPVKNLNRTVGAMLSSEVARRYGHAGLPDDTIHIQLQGTAGQSAGAFLAHGITLDLVGAGNDYVGKGLSGGRIIVRPNTEFRGWAVDNIIVGNTVLYGAIAGEAFFNGVAGERFAVRNSGATTVIEGTGDHGCEYMTGGTVVVLGETGRNFGAGMSGGIAYVYDPDGKFESKCNMAMIAVEPLLIKSEQEANVDRGLWHSLERNGKKQTDEAILRYLLERHFKHTGSTRARNLLDDWANNRKKFVKVFPHEYKRALGEMAAVAKKDAVPA